A genomic region of Vitis vinifera cultivar Pinot Noir 40024 chromosome 7, ASM3070453v1 contains the following coding sequences:
- the LOC100249107 gene encoding uncharacterized protein LOC100249107: MFALTHTRKDGTPVDDHSKEIMDQFQQLLSQPEGTSSSTSASSGASTSVSSTSVASTFVASTYIDEIYTQVMGPERHGRVRGYGFGPTPSSVFGSTSRRRSGVILSTQLENAQEMLIAVEQKFTTATEELSNVKDELSHVKETFEEKLIEVQRKT; encoded by the exons ATGTTTGCCCTGACACACACAAGAAAAGATGGGACGCCTGTTGATGATCATTCTAAGGAGATTATG gATCAATTTCAGCAATTACTATCCCAACCTGAGGGGacatcttcttctacttctgcATCATCTGGAGCATCTACATCTGTATCATCTACATCTGTAGCATCTACATTTGTAGCATCTACATATATAGATGAGATATATACTCAAGTCATGGGTCCAGAGAGGCATGGTCGTGTTCGAGGGTATGGATTTGGTCCTACTCCTAGCTCAGTCTTTGGTTCTACTAGTAGAAGGCGATCGGGAGTTATTCTTTCAACACAACTTGAAAACGCCCAAGAGATGCTAATAGctgtagaacaaaagtttacaaCTGCAACTGAAGAACTCTCAAATGTGAAAGATGAACTCTCACAtgtgaaagaaacatttgaagagAAGTtgatagaagttcaaaggaagacatga